From one Prosthecobacter vanneervenii genomic stretch:
- a CDS encoding aldo/keto reductase, with protein MNLTRTAYGTWSGGRFMHYGEQLSEEHYMQLMRDSFAKGVRTFVTADVYGVGRADALLGEALKGIPREEYCLVGIVGHDIYEGIRQGSRGYPRFTDPSLRGPDKYYDYLKMATEKSLERCQTSKFDLLMLHNPDSISYTSDKVWDAFTALKTDGLTDRLGIAPGPANGFTLDMIECFERFGDRMDWAMIILNPFEPWPGQHVLGAAAKNNVDILARVVDYGGLFHDDVKPGHKFRDGDHRTHRPGDWIEHGVEKLEKVRPIALKHGLTMLQLACLWTLGNTAVKSVVPTLIQEHGEGARSIESKLDELAALPAQCLSTEEIETIRQIGDNTGCMALKGASQRHEGQEPRADEWPMRPDLLTLATRWSLGTSW; from the coding sequence ATGAACCTCACACGAACAGCCTACGGCACCTGGAGCGGCGGACGTTTCATGCACTATGGAGAGCAGCTCTCCGAGGAGCATTACATGCAGCTCATGCGCGATTCTTTCGCCAAGGGTGTGCGCACCTTCGTCACTGCAGATGTGTACGGTGTGGGGCGCGCAGATGCTCTTCTCGGCGAGGCTCTCAAAGGCATCCCCCGCGAGGAATACTGCCTCGTGGGCATCGTGGGGCATGACATCTATGAAGGCATCCGCCAGGGCTCCCGCGGCTACCCCCGCTTCACCGATCCCTCCCTGCGCGGCCCGGACAAGTACTACGACTACCTCAAGATGGCTACGGAGAAGAGCCTGGAGCGCTGCCAGACCTCCAAGTTTGACCTCCTCATGCTGCACAACCCGGACAGCATCAGCTACACCAGCGACAAAGTATGGGACGCCTTCACCGCTCTCAAAACCGACGGTCTCACCGATCGCCTCGGCATCGCCCCTGGACCTGCCAACGGCTTCACCCTCGACATGATCGAGTGCTTTGAGCGCTTCGGTGATCGGATGGACTGGGCCATGATCATCCTTAACCCCTTCGAGCCTTGGCCGGGCCAGCACGTCCTCGGCGCTGCGGCCAAGAACAACGTCGACATCCTGGCCCGCGTGGTCGATTACGGCGGCCTGTTCCATGATGATGTGAAGCCTGGGCATAAGTTCCGCGATGGCGACCACCGCACGCATCGTCCGGGTGACTGGATCGAGCACGGCGTCGAAAAACTCGAAAAAGTGCGCCCGATCGCCCTGAAACACGGCCTCACCATGCTTCAGCTGGCCTGCCTTTGGACTCTCGGCAACACGGCCGTGAAAAGCGTGGTGCCCACCCTTATCCAGGAGCACGGCGAAGGAGCCCGCTCTATCGAGAGCAAGCTCGACGAACTCGCCGCTCTGCCTGCGCAGTGTCTTTCCACGGAAGAGATCGAAACCATCCGCCAGATCGGGGACAATACCGGCTGCATGGCCCTCAAGGGGGCCAGCCAACGTCACGAAGGCCAGGAACCCCGTGCCGATGAGTGGCCCATGCGCCCAGATCTCCTCACCCTCGCCACGCGCTGGAGTTTGGGTACAAGCTGGTAG
- the murG gene encoding undecaprenyldiphospho-muramoylpentapeptide beta-N-acetylglucosaminyltransferase — protein MKQKNSKSIHALIACGGTGGHLFPGIAVGEVLASRGHDVTLLISEKKIDTLAASGHPELRFEKMPFLAMPKPWSPKMFGFLKGLWQGTKACRKIIRDHQVDVVLGMGGFTSFAPLYAGRKEGCSTLIHESNAIPGKANRLNARFSDIVLCGLDACKNHFPKHGDVRVVGTPIRSSMRKQNSDDPHAFFKLDKDKRTLLIMGGSQGARGVNRAVGMALEEFEKMGIQVLHIAGPTDYEEVRDVYAKHPLLKQHVAAFCHRMDLAYRVADLAIARSGASSMSELAYFGVPSLLVPYPYAAEDHQTRNAEIFDKAGAAMLMGESDLNADTLADAVRSVFNDTRKAGEMKKAAQKLAVKNSAEKIADLLVKTVQG, from the coding sequence GTGAAACAGAAAAATTCGAAGTCCATCCACGCCCTTATCGCGTGCGGTGGCACCGGAGGGCATTTGTTCCCCGGGATTGCCGTCGGTGAGGTTCTCGCCTCACGTGGTCACGATGTGACCCTCCTTATCAGTGAGAAGAAGATCGACACCCTGGCTGCTTCGGGGCACCCGGAGCTTCGGTTTGAGAAGATGCCCTTTCTGGCCATGCCCAAGCCGTGGTCGCCCAAAATGTTCGGCTTCCTCAAAGGACTCTGGCAGGGCACCAAGGCCTGCCGCAAGATCATTCGCGACCATCAGGTGGACGTGGTGCTCGGCATGGGCGGCTTCACCTCCTTTGCTCCGTTGTATGCTGGTCGCAAAGAAGGCTGCAGCACCCTCATCCACGAAAGCAACGCCATCCCCGGAAAAGCCAACCGCCTCAATGCCCGCTTCAGCGACATCGTTCTCTGTGGCCTTGATGCCTGCAAAAACCACTTCCCCAAGCACGGGGACGTGCGCGTCGTCGGCACCCCGATCCGCAGCAGCATGCGCAAGCAGAACAGCGACGATCCGCATGCCTTCTTCAAGCTCGACAAGGATAAGCGCACTCTCCTCATCATGGGCGGCAGTCAGGGCGCACGTGGCGTGAACCGGGCTGTCGGCATGGCGCTCGAGGAGTTTGAAAAAATGGGCATCCAGGTCCTGCACATCGCCGGCCCCACCGACTACGAGGAGGTGCGGGACGTCTATGCCAAACACCCCCTGCTCAAGCAGCACGTGGCTGCCTTCTGCCATCGCATGGATCTGGCTTACCGCGTGGCGGACCTCGCCATCGCACGTTCCGGCGCATCCTCCATGTCAGAGCTGGCCTACTTCGGTGTTCCCAGCCTCTTGGTTCCCTATCCCTACGCGGCCGAAGATCACCAGACCCGCAATGCGGAGATCTTTGACAAGGCAGGCGCCGCCATGCTCATGGGCGAAAGCGACCTCAACGCCGACACCCTGGCCGATGCAGTTCGCAGCGTCTTCAATGACACACGCAAAGCTGGCGAAATGAAAAAGGCGGCGCAGAAGCTCGCGGTCAAAAACTCCGCCGAAAAAATCGCCGACCTGCTGGTCAAAACGGTCCAGGGCTGA
- a CDS encoding FtsW/RodA/SpoVE family cell cycle protein, translated as MAKYSILLFMLAVLSLIALGITMLASTTFEVAQEGSEDYVTLWRQLGWLAVASLACVIMAVVDYNVLLRWRWHILIVASVLLALCYVPMIGVKINGSRRWIGLQALGVGGFRVQPSEFAKIALIIALAGWYGTHQTLTRTFLRGFLLPGFMLLGVVALIGCEFDLGSALLASAVGLGVMFVAGSKMRYLAIIVLLCGGGLVAGIKFLPNRFERIMVTFDLEKHREDLGLQQWVSKLAFGSGGLEGRGLGEGRMKLSYLPEAHTDFIFPMVGEELGLRGTAAVVLAFAVLVMAGMVVSAYAPNRFGKLLGAGLTFLLGMEALLNMGVTTALLPNKGLPLPFVSYGGSSLVAAMVAVGILINIHRQGVHLTWDQLPVIRRKRRWTPQL; from the coding sequence ATGGCCAAGTACTCCATCCTCCTCTTCATGCTCGCAGTGCTGTCGCTGATCGCGCTCGGCATCACCATGCTGGCGAGCACGACTTTCGAAGTCGCTCAGGAGGGCAGTGAGGACTACGTGACTCTCTGGCGCCAGCTTGGCTGGCTGGCTGTGGCCAGTCTGGCATGTGTGATCATGGCCGTGGTGGACTACAATGTCTTGCTGCGCTGGCGCTGGCACATCCTCATCGTGGCTTCCGTGCTGTTGGCGCTGTGCTACGTGCCTATGATTGGAGTAAAGATCAACGGTTCCCGCCGCTGGATCGGCCTGCAGGCGTTGGGCGTGGGTGGGTTCCGTGTTCAGCCTTCAGAGTTTGCCAAGATCGCACTGATCATCGCGCTGGCAGGCTGGTATGGCACACACCAGACGCTCACGCGCACCTTCTTGCGTGGGTTTCTGCTGCCCGGCTTCATGCTGCTCGGCGTCGTGGCCCTGATTGGCTGCGAGTTCGACCTCGGCAGCGCCTTGCTCGCCTCCGCTGTAGGGCTGGGGGTCATGTTTGTGGCAGGTTCCAAAATGCGCTACCTGGCCATCATCGTGCTGCTCTGCGGCGGCGGTCTCGTGGCTGGGATCAAGTTTCTGCCCAACCGCTTTGAGCGCATCATGGTCACATTCGACCTCGAAAAACACCGGGAGGACCTCGGCCTCCAGCAGTGGGTGTCCAAGCTGGCCTTCGGCTCCGGCGGTCTGGAAGGCCGCGGCCTGGGGGAGGGGCGCATGAAGCTCTCCTACCTTCCTGAAGCTCACACCGACTTCATTTTTCCCATGGTTGGAGAGGAGTTGGGCCTGCGTGGCACGGCGGCGGTGGTTCTGGCTTTTGCCGTGCTGGTCATGGCCGGGATGGTCGTTTCTGCGTACGCGCCGAACCGTTTTGGCAAGCTTTTAGGTGCCGGACTTACTTTTTTATTAGGCATGGAAGCGCTCTTGAACATGGGCGTGACCACTGCTTTGCTGCCAAACAAGGGATTGCCACTGCCCTTCGTAAGTTACGGAGGGTCCAGCCTGGTCGCCGCGATGGTCGCGGTTGGCATCCTGATCAACATCCATCGCCAGGGCGTGCATCTGACCTGGGATCAGCTTCCCGTGATCCGCAGAAAGCGCCGCTGGACTCCACAGCTTTAG
- a CDS encoding LysM peptidoglycan-binding domain-containing protein, translated as MKPKPKEAKLLLNLMDGERHRHRVALVTEEGEWNQHEPNSGMARMFVVMLLIHVVLIGGIIIYDFLGSDDKPQQTVTQAARALNSSSGLPVTAPEVVSAQARAVADTEQYDNYEMHSGDSIKSIAAKFGTTEAEITRLNMIDKGLQIGPGTTLRVPKQAVPSAIPVDPKTLRPVAAKDDAPKAIPVTRDQPPATAKVPSEAVKPADAPASLSAATMAPISPLTPLEAPPVTTSLVAAADAPATAPVPAAQVAALPRPSNPRAVSLLEENAPKADTTKPREETKQTAKAEVKPLAKPTPVPPPTQMLKKIAEAPPATKKAETSKKTSSDAPPKTAAKSSSSRTHTLKSGETLYRLASKYGVSVAAIQKANNIKNPNSMRDGMKLVIPAK; from the coding sequence ATGAAACCCAAGCCTAAAGAAGCCAAGCTGCTCCTGAACCTGATGGACGGTGAGCGGCACCGCCACCGCGTGGCGCTCGTGACCGAAGAAGGCGAATGGAACCAGCACGAGCCCAACTCCGGCATGGCACGCATGTTTGTCGTCATGCTGCTCATCCATGTGGTCCTCATTGGCGGCATCATCATCTATGATTTCCTGGGCAGCGATGACAAGCCCCAGCAGACAGTCACTCAGGCTGCACGTGCGCTGAACTCCAGCAGCGGACTGCCGGTGACTGCGCCTGAAGTCGTCAGCGCCCAGGCCCGCGCCGTGGCGGATACGGAGCAGTATGACAACTACGAGATGCACTCGGGCGATTCGATCAAATCCATCGCGGCCAAGTTCGGCACCACTGAGGCGGAGATCACCCGCTTGAACATGATCGACAAAGGCCTGCAGATTGGTCCCGGCACGACCTTGCGCGTGCCCAAGCAGGCTGTGCCCAGCGCCATTCCCGTGGATCCCAAAACGCTCAGGCCTGTGGCGGCCAAGGACGATGCTCCCAAGGCCATCCCAGTCACGCGTGACCAGCCGCCGGCCACCGCCAAGGTGCCCAGCGAGGCAGTCAAGCCCGCCGATGCCCCTGCCAGCCTGTCCGCCGCCACCATGGCACCCATCTCCCCGCTGACTCCGCTTGAAGCCCCGCCCGTCACCACCTCGCTGGTGGCCGCAGCAGATGCTCCTGCCACAGCTCCGGTCCCGGCTGCTCAGGTCGCTGCCCTTCCGCGTCCTTCCAATCCACGCGCTGTCTCCCTTTTGGAAGAAAATGCACCCAAGGCCGACACCACCAAGCCACGCGAGGAGACTAAGCAGACGGCTAAAGCCGAGGTCAAGCCGCTGGCAAAGCCCACCCCGGTGCCGCCGCCGACACAGATGCTGAAGAAAATCGCCGAGGCCCCCCCAGCCACCAAAAAAGCGGAGACCTCTAAAAAGACCTCCTCTGATGCTCCTCCAAAGACGGCTGCCAAGTCCTCGTCTTCCCGCACCCACACGTTGAAATCCGGAGAAACGCTCTACCGCCTCGCCTCCAAGTATGGTGTCTCCGTGGCCGCCATTCAGAAGGCCAACAACATCAAAAATCCCAACTCCATGCGCGATGGCATGAAGCTGGTCATCCCTGCAAAATAA
- the murD gene encoding UDP-N-acetylmuramoyl-L-alanine--D-glutamate ligase, producing MRFASQHFAILGAGRSGLGAARLARLHGAEVTIFDEGDKAKQVEDFRCVLGQPARDLVVKLGDFDKVIISPGLDEHWPLPKKFTDAGVPLVGETEFAFQLTDMALAAITGTNGKSTCTELIATLFNGCGMKSVPCGNHGMSLSEVVASGVHYDVLALEISSFQLETIRDFRARASLWLNFAPDHLDRYPDMESYYKAKARIFENVTADDIAIVRAGESVSSGAAQRWTFSAYGAEADYTYRDGAFYHHGEKIGSARGLKLRGKHNMENVLAALMTGRVYGLQFADMLKAMESYEPPRHRCELVRTLHDREYINDSKATNLHALEACLRSQERPIVLIAGGKDKELDYSPLRSELNGQVRAMVLIGEIAQQLKQTFGDLLPCQCATDMADAVQQATALSQPGDAIILSPGTSSFDMYTGYAQRGEVFREAVAALN from the coding sequence ATGCGTTTCGCCTCACAACATTTCGCCATTCTCGGCGCTGGTCGCAGCGGCCTCGGTGCCGCGCGTCTTGCACGCCTGCATGGCGCTGAGGTGACGATCTTTGATGAAGGAGACAAGGCAAAGCAGGTCGAGGACTTCCGTTGCGTGCTCGGCCAGCCTGCGCGCGATCTGGTCGTCAAGCTCGGCGACTTTGACAAGGTCATCATCAGCCCCGGTCTCGATGAGCACTGGCCGTTGCCAAAGAAGTTCACCGATGCCGGTGTGCCGCTGGTAGGAGAGACGGAGTTTGCCTTCCAGCTTACCGACATGGCGCTGGCCGCCATCACCGGCACCAATGGCAAGAGCACTTGCACCGAGCTCATCGCTACGCTCTTCAACGGCTGCGGCATGAAGTCTGTGCCCTGTGGCAATCACGGCATGTCCCTCAGCGAAGTCGTCGCCAGCGGGGTTCACTACGACGTGCTCGCCCTAGAGATCAGCAGCTTCCAGTTGGAAACCATCCGCGACTTCCGTGCTCGCGCCAGCCTGTGGCTGAACTTCGCCCCGGATCATCTGGACCGCTATCCGGACATGGAGTCCTACTACAAGGCCAAGGCCCGCATCTTTGAAAACGTCACGGCAGACGATATCGCCATCGTCCGTGCCGGGGAAAGCGTATCGTCAGGTGCAGCCCAGCGCTGGACTTTCTCCGCCTATGGTGCGGAGGCGGATTACACCTACCGCGATGGCGCTTTTTATCACCATGGCGAAAAGATCGGCAGCGCCAGAGGGCTGAAGCTTCGTGGAAAGCACAACATGGAAAACGTGCTTGCCGCCCTCATGACCGGCCGCGTTTACGGCCTGCAGTTTGCTGACATGCTCAAGGCGATGGAGAGCTACGAGCCGCCGCGCCACCGCTGCGAACTGGTTCGCACTCTCCATGACCGCGAGTACATCAATGACTCCAAGGCCACCAATCTCCACGCACTGGAGGCCTGTCTGCGCTCCCAGGAGCGTCCGATTGTGCTCATCGCCGGCGGCAAGGACAAGGAACTCGATTATTCCCCCCTGCGTTCCGAACTCAACGGGCAGGTGCGCGCCATGGTGCTCATTGGCGAGATTGCTCAGCAGTTGAAACAGACATTTGGTGACCTTCTGCCCTGCCAGTGCGCCACAGACATGGCTGATGCCGTGCAGCAGGCCACCGCGCTCTCTCAGCCTGGAGATGCCATCATCCTTAGTCCGGGTACTTCGTCCTTCGACATGTACACCGGCTACGCCCAGCGCGGCGAGGTCTTCCGTGAAGCCGTTGCCGCTTTGAATTGA
- the mraY gene encoding phospho-N-acetylmuramoyl-pentapeptide-transferase: protein MMYWLYEFREWLIAHQWISDDAALYKILNLFKYHTFRAGGAALTAFALSLMYGDRLIRKLISLKIGQPIRTAEEVHKLHELHGKKAGTPTMGGILILSAIVLSTLLWAKWDNIMVWTVLFTTIGLGALGFRDDYLKISKKNSKGVSARTKLVWQTSVAIVAGLLFAYAVPGENGITLRALYIPFVKDAVITDMHLFAVGLFALIIVGSSNAVNLTDGLDGLATGCSITTSLAYAAFGYVCGNAKYSDYLGVAHNSLANELPIVAMAMAGACLGFLWFNAHPAKMFMGDTGSLALGGCIASLAIGCKQEIVLALVGGVFVMEAMSVILQVWSFKKRGKRIFRMAPIHHHFELGGWHENQVIVRFWVLSLFFAMLGLATLKLR, encoded by the coding sequence ATGATGTACTGGCTTTACGAATTCAGGGAATGGCTCATCGCTCATCAATGGATCAGCGATGACGCTGCTCTGTACAAGATTCTCAACCTCTTCAAGTATCACACCTTCCGTGCTGGCGGCGCTGCGCTCACAGCCTTTGCGCTCTCCCTCATGTATGGCGATCGCCTGATCCGCAAACTCATCTCCCTCAAGATCGGCCAGCCCATCCGTACGGCGGAGGAGGTGCACAAGCTGCACGAACTCCATGGTAAAAAAGCTGGCACCCCCACCATGGGCGGCATCCTCATCCTCTCTGCCATCGTCCTTTCCACGCTGCTCTGGGCCAAATGGGACAATATCATGGTGTGGACCGTCCTCTTCACCACCATCGGTCTCGGTGCCTTGGGCTTTCGAGATGACTATCTCAAGATCAGCAAGAAGAACTCCAAAGGCGTCAGTGCCCGCACCAAGCTCGTCTGGCAGACCTCGGTGGCCATCGTGGCCGGTCTTCTTTTCGCTTATGCTGTTCCTGGAGAAAACGGCATCACCCTCCGCGCTCTGTACATCCCGTTTGTGAAAGATGCGGTGATCACGGACATGCACCTCTTTGCTGTGGGTCTGTTTGCCCTCATCATTGTGGGTTCTTCCAATGCAGTGAACCTAACCGATGGTCTCGACGGCCTGGCCACCGGCTGCTCCATCACCACCTCACTGGCCTATGCTGCGTTTGGTTATGTCTGCGGCAATGCCAAATACTCCGACTACCTCGGCGTGGCACACAACAGCCTGGCTAATGAACTGCCCATCGTGGCCATGGCCATGGCCGGCGCCTGCCTCGGCTTCCTTTGGTTCAATGCGCATCCTGCCAAGATGTTCATGGGAGACACTGGCTCCCTCGCGCTTGGCGGCTGCATTGCCTCGCTGGCCATCGGCTGTAAACAGGAGATCGTTCTCGCTCTCGTTGGCGGCGTCTTCGTCATGGAGGCCATGAGCGTCATCCTGCAGGTCTGGAGCTTCAAGAAGCGCGGCAAGCGCATCTTCCGCATGGCTCCGATCCATCATCACTTTGAGCTCGGTGGCTGGCATGAGAACCAGGTCATCGTCCGCTTCTGGGTGCTCTCCCTGTTCTTCGCCATGCTCGGCCTTGCCACGCTCAAGCTTCGTTAA
- a CDS encoding UDP-N-acetylmuramoyl-tripeptide--D-alanyl-D-alanine ligase gives MIPVPLQTLAGFAAGTLRGDGACLVTSVNTDSRKITAGEVFVALVGDRFDAHDFIPQVAASGAAAVVVSKINPAWGALPCAVIEVGDTLLALQKMAAGYRQHHGALIIGLTGSNGKTSTKDLTAAVMARKCQTRATLGNLNNHIGLPLTLLSLREGDQCCVAEMGMNHAGEIKVLTDIARPDAGIITNVGMAHIEHLGTQDAIAWEKGTLAASVRAGGVVVLNANDKYSEVISRHCQASVSMAGVGRGDVSASNLRADATGTTFTLDFSGEKLETRLPILGEHMVGNAALAACMGWRQGIAPAEVAEALNQVKLTGGRVEPKVVHGIQFIDDSYNANPDSMIAGLRTLSTLGEGRRVAVLGRMGELGPIAEAEHRRVGEFAASLKLDAVFSVGGSEAAWITEASKNVPSEHFPDHATCAAHLRQWLRTGDVVLLKGSRSARMEQVLTHFSAS, from the coding sequence ATGATCCCGGTTCCACTCCAGACACTTGCCGGTTTCGCAGCAGGCACGCTGCGAGGGGATGGTGCGTGTCTGGTCACCAGCGTAAACACCGACTCCCGCAAGATCACCGCTGGCGAGGTCTTTGTGGCGCTGGTGGGAGACAGGTTCGATGCGCATGATTTCATCCCGCAGGTGGCTGCTTCAGGAGCGGCTGCAGTGGTCGTCAGCAAAATCAATCCTGCCTGGGGGGCGCTGCCTTGTGCCGTCATCGAGGTGGGAGACACCCTCCTGGCTTTGCAGAAGATGGCCGCAGGTTATCGTCAGCACCACGGTGCTCTGATCATCGGCCTGACTGGCAGCAACGGCAAGACCTCCACCAAGGATCTCACAGCCGCCGTTATGGCGCGCAAATGCCAGACCCGCGCCACGCTGGGAAATCTAAACAACCACATCGGTCTGCCGCTCACCCTGCTTTCGCTGCGTGAAGGAGACCAGTGCTGCGTGGCCGAGATGGGTATGAACCATGCTGGAGAGATCAAGGTGCTCACCGACATCGCGCGCCCGGATGCCGGCATCATCACCAATGTTGGCATGGCTCACATCGAGCATCTCGGCACACAGGACGCCATCGCCTGGGAGAAAGGCACTCTCGCAGCCAGCGTTCGCGCGGGTGGTGTGGTGGTTCTGAACGCCAACGACAAGTACAGCGAGGTCATCTCCCGCCACTGCCAGGCCAGCGTGTCGATGGCCGGTGTCGGTCGCGGAGATGTCAGCGCCTCCAATCTGCGCGCCGATGCCACAGGCACCACCTTCACCCTCGATTTCAGCGGTGAGAAGCTCGAAACACGCCTCCCTATTCTCGGAGAGCACATGGTGGGAAATGCCGCTTTGGCAGCTTGCATGGGCTGGCGTCAGGGCATCGCGCCTGCGGAAGTCGCCGAGGCATTGAATCAAGTCAAACTGACCGGCGGGCGCGTCGAGCCCAAGGTGGTCCATGGCATCCAGTTCATCGATGACTCTTACAACGCCAATCCCGACAGCATGATCGCTGGTCTGCGCACTCTAAGCACGCTCGGAGAGGGCCGCCGCGTGGCCGTGCTAGGCCGCATGGGAGAGCTGGGCCCCATCGCTGAAGCCGAGCACCGCCGGGTGGGCGAGTTCGCAGCATCTCTCAAACTGGACGCCGTTTTCAGTGTCGGCGGCAGCGAGGCCGCCTGGATCACCGAGGCTTCGAAAAACGTCCCGTCCGAACACTTCCCCGATCACGCCACCTGTGCTGCTCATCTGCGCCAGTGGCTGCGCACCGGGGATGTGGTGCTGCTCAAAGGCAGCCGCTCCGCCCGCATGGAACAAGTCCTCACGCATTTTTCCGCCTCATGA